The following proteins come from a genomic window of Citrobacter europaeus:
- a CDS encoding Gfo/Idh/MocA family oxidoreductase, whose product MNKLRIGVVGLGGIAQKAWLPVLGASADWTLQGAFSPSREKALRICDTWRIPYVDSLVNLAQTCDAVFVHSSTATHYAVVSELLNAGVHVCVDKPLAENLREAEQLVELAARKKLTLMVGFNRRFAPLYQDLKAQLANAASVRMDKHRTNSVGPHDLRFTLLDDYLHVVDTALWLAGGKAQLNNGTLLTNESGAMLYAEHHFSAGQMQITTSMHRRAGSQRECVQAVTDGGLIDVTDMREWQEERGQGVVHKPIAGWQTTLEQRGFAGCARHFIECVQNQTVPQTAGEQALLAQRVVETLWREAMAE is encoded by the coding sequence GTGAATAAATTACGCATCGGCGTTGTCGGCCTCGGTGGGATTGCACAAAAGGCCTGGCTACCCGTGCTGGGCGCTAGTGCCGACTGGACGCTGCAAGGGGCATTTTCACCTTCGCGGGAAAAAGCGCTGCGTATCTGTGATACCTGGCGGATCCCCTACGTTGATTCTCTGGTGAATCTGGCGCAAACCTGCGATGCGGTTTTCGTTCATTCCAGTACCGCGACGCACTATGCGGTAGTAAGTGAACTGCTAAACGCCGGGGTGCATGTGTGTGTGGATAAACCGCTGGCGGAAAATTTGCGCGAGGCAGAGCAATTAGTGGAGTTGGCCGCGCGGAAAAAGCTGACGCTGATGGTCGGGTTTAACCGTCGATTTGCGCCGCTTTATCAGGATCTCAAAGCTCAGTTGGCTAATGCGGCGTCTGTCCGTATGGATAAGCACCGTACGAACAGCGTCGGGCCGCACGATCTGCGCTTCACTCTGCTGGACGATTATCTGCACGTAGTCGATACCGCATTGTGGCTGGCGGGAGGAAAGGCGCAGTTAAACAACGGCACGCTGTTAACCAATGAATCCGGTGCGATGCTTTATGCTGAACACCATTTTTCTGCCGGTCAAATGCAGATAACGACCAGTATGCATCGCCGCGCTGGTAGTCAGCGTGAGTGTGTGCAGGCGGTGACGGACGGCGGCCTGATAGACGTAACTGATATGCGGGAATGGCAGGAAGAGCGTGGGCAAGGCGTGGTGCACAAACCGATAGCAGGCTGGCAAACCACTCTGGAACAGCGGGGTTTTGCCGGATGCGCACGTCATTTTATTGAGTGCGTGCAAAATCAGACGGTTCCCCAGACGGCAGGCGAGCAGGCGCTACTGGCCCAGCGCGTTGTCGAAACGCTGTGGCGGGAGGCAATGGCTGAATAA
- the murJ gene encoding murein biosynthesis integral membrane protein MurJ, which yields MNLLKSLAAVSSMTMFSRVLGFARDAIVARIFGAGMATDAFFVAFKLPNLLRRIFAEGAFSQAFVPILAEYKSKQGEDATRVFVAYVSGLLTLALAVVTVAGMLAAPWVILVTAPGFADTADKFALTTQLLRITFPYILLISLASLVGAILNTWNRFSIPAFAPTFLNISMIGFALFAAPYFHPPVLALAWAVTVGGVLQLIYQLPHLKKIGMLVLPRVNFRDAGAMRVVKQMGPAILGVSVSQISLIINTIFASFLASGSVSWMYYADRLMEFPSGVLGVALGTILLPSLSKSFSSGNHDEYCRLMDWGLRLCFLLALPSAVALGILAKPLTVSLFQYGKFTAFDAAMTQRALVAYSVGLIGLIVVKVLAPGFYSRQDIKTPVKIAIVTLIMTQVMNLAFIGPLKHAGLSLSIGLAACLNASLLYWQLRKQKIFTPQPGWAWFLTRLVISVLVMSAALVGMLYIMPDWSQGTMLWRLLRLMAVVVAGIAAYFAALAVLGFKVKEFVRRTA from the coding sequence ATGAATTTATTAAAGTCGCTGGCAGCCGTCAGCTCGATGACGATGTTTTCACGTGTGCTGGGTTTTGCGCGTGATGCGATTGTCGCCAGAATCTTTGGCGCAGGGATGGCGACAGATGCCTTTTTTGTGGCATTCAAACTTCCTAACCTGCTGCGCCGAATCTTTGCTGAGGGCGCTTTTTCGCAGGCGTTTGTGCCTATCCTGGCTGAGTACAAAAGTAAGCAAGGTGAAGATGCGACCCGCGTGTTTGTCGCTTACGTTTCCGGGCTGTTGACCCTGGCGCTGGCCGTGGTGACGGTCGCCGGGATGCTGGCTGCCCCGTGGGTGATTTTAGTCACCGCGCCTGGGTTTGCCGACACCGCCGACAAATTTGCGCTGACTACTCAACTGCTACGCATAACCTTTCCGTATATTCTGCTGATCTCACTGGCTTCGCTGGTTGGTGCGATCCTTAACACCTGGAACCGCTTTTCTATTCCGGCGTTTGCGCCGACTTTTCTGAATATCAGCATGATCGGTTTCGCGCTGTTTGCAGCACCTTATTTTCATCCTCCGGTGCTGGCGCTGGCGTGGGCCGTTACGGTTGGCGGTGTGCTACAGCTGATTTACCAGCTGCCGCATCTGAAAAAAATTGGCATGCTGGTGCTGCCGCGGGTGAACTTCCGCGATGCGGGTGCGATGCGCGTCGTCAAGCAAATGGGCCCGGCGATCCTTGGGGTTTCCGTCAGCCAGATTTCACTGATCATCAATACGATTTTTGCCTCGTTTCTGGCCTCTGGCTCGGTTTCATGGATGTACTATGCCGACCGTCTGATGGAGTTTCCGTCCGGCGTACTTGGCGTAGCGCTGGGGACTATCCTGCTGCCATCGTTGTCCAAAAGCTTTTCCAGCGGGAATCATGATGAGTACTGCCGTCTAATGGACTGGGGGCTGCGTTTATGTTTCCTGCTGGCATTACCGAGTGCCGTCGCATTAGGGATTCTGGCCAAACCGTTGACGGTGTCTCTGTTCCAGTACGGGAAATTTACTGCCTTTGACGCCGCCATGACTCAACGCGCGCTGGTGGCGTACTCGGTCGGTTTGATTGGCTTGATCGTGGTGAAAGTGTTGGCCCCAGGTTTTTATTCGCGCCAGGATATTAAAACGCCGGTCAAGATTGCCATTGTCACGCTGATTATGACCCAGGTAATGAACCTGGCGTTTATCGGACCGCTGAAACATGCCGGGTTGTCGCTGTCGATTGGTCTGGCGGCGTGTCTGAACGCTTCACTACTGTACTGGCAGTTGCGTAAGCAGAAAATCTTCACCCCGCAACCGGGCTGGGCCTGGTTCCTGACGCGACTGGTGATTTCTGTACTGGTGATGTCGGCGGCGCTGGTCGGGATGCTATACATTATGCCGGACTGGTCGCAGGGAACGATGTTGTGGCGCCTGCTGCGTCTGATGGCTGTCGTAGTGGCAGGTATTGCCGCTTACTTTGCCGCGCTCGCCGTTCTGGGCTTTAAAGTGAAAGAGTTTGTGCGCCGGACGGCGTAA
- the flgM gene encoding anti-sigma-28 factor FlgM: MSIDRTSPLKPVSTVQPRETSDAPVQKARKEKTTATTSTSVMLSDAQAKLMQPGTNDINMERVEALKTAIRNGELKMDTGKIADSLIREAQSYLQSK; encoded by the coding sequence ATGAGCATTGATCGTACCTCACCATTGAAACCAGTAAGTACCGTTCAGCCACGTGAAACCAGCGATGCGCCGGTACAAAAAGCGCGGAAGGAAAAAACCACCGCCACCACCAGCACCAGCGTCATGCTGAGCGACGCCCAGGCTAAACTGATGCAGCCCGGCACCAATGACATCAATATGGAACGCGTCGAAGCACTGAAAACCGCGATCCGTAACGGTGAGCTGAAGATGGACACTGGAAAAATTGCCGACTCGCTGATCCGCGAGGCGCAGAGCTACTTACAGAGTAAATAA
- the flgB gene encoding flagellar basal body rod protein FlgB, translating to MLDKLDAALRFQQEALNLRAQRQEVLAANIANADTPGYQARDLDFASELKKVMVRGREETGGVSLTLTSAQHIPAQTVSAPSTELLYRIPDQPSLDGNTVDMDRERTQFADNSLKYQMGLTALGGQIKGMMNVLQGGN from the coding sequence ATGCTCGATAAGCTCGACGCCGCCTTACGTTTTCAACAGGAAGCGCTGAATTTGCGCGCCCAACGCCAGGAAGTATTGGCGGCCAACATAGCCAATGCCGACACGCCGGGGTATCAGGCGCGTGACCTGGATTTCGCCAGTGAATTGAAAAAAGTCATGGTGCGAGGACGGGAAGAAACCGGCGGTGTCTCGTTGACGCTGACCTCTGCACAACACATTCCGGCCCAGACCGTTTCCGCTCCTTCTACGGAGCTGCTCTACCGTATTCCTGACCAGCCGTCTCTCGATGGTAACACGGTGGATATGGACCGGGAGCGTACGCAATTTGCCGACAACAGCCTCAAATATCAAATGGGGCTAACCGCGCTGGGTGGACAAATCAAAGGCATGATGAACGTGCTGCAAGGAGGGAACTAA
- the flgA gene encoding flagellar basal body P-ring formation protein FlgA → MQTFKRGIVVAALLFSPMTLAQDLNSQLTAWFSQRLAGFSDEVMVTIRTSPNLLPSCEQPALSVSGSAKLWGNVNVLARCANEKRYLQVNVQATGNYVVAAAPVARGSALTQASVTLKRGRLDQLPPRAVLDMSQVQDAVSLRDLVPGQPIQLSMLRQAWRIKAGQRVLVIANGEGFRVNAEGKALNNAAVAQNARVRMVSGQVVSGIVDSDGNILINL, encoded by the coding sequence ATGCAAACGTTTAAACGTGGAATAGTCGTTGCAGCACTGCTGTTCAGCCCTATGACGCTGGCGCAAGACCTGAATTCTCAGCTAACAGCATGGTTCTCCCAGCGTCTGGCCGGATTTAGCGATGAGGTGATGGTCACTATCCGAACGTCACCAAACTTACTGCCGAGCTGCGAGCAACCCGCATTAAGCGTGTCCGGCAGTGCAAAACTGTGGGGCAATGTGAACGTGCTGGCGCGATGCGCCAACGAAAAACGTTATCTGCAGGTGAACGTGCAGGCCACAGGAAACTACGTGGTAGCCGCCGCGCCCGTAGCCCGGGGTAGCGCCCTGACTCAGGCCAGCGTAACGTTAAAACGAGGTCGACTGGACCAACTACCACCGCGCGCGGTGCTGGATATGAGTCAAGTACAGGATGCCGTAAGCCTGCGCGATCTGGTGCCAGGTCAACCGATACAGCTTTCAATGTTGCGCCAGGCCTGGCGGATCAAGGCCGGTCAGCGCGTACTGGTTATCGCCAACGGAGAGGGTTTTCGGGTGAATGCCGAAGGCAAAGCGCTGAACAATGCCGCCGTTGCACAGAATGCGCGAGTGCGGATGGTTTCAGGCCAGGTGGTGAGCGGCATCGTCGATTCTGATGGGAATATTCTGATTAACCTATAA
- the flgC gene encoding flagellar basal body rod protein FlgC produces the protein MALLNIFDIAGSALTAQSKRLNVAASNMANADSVTGPDGQPYRAKQVVFQVDAAPGAATGGVKVADVIESQAPDKLVYEPGNPLADANGYVKMPNVDVVGEMVNTMSASRSYQANVEVLNTVKSLMLKTLTLGQ, from the coding sequence GTGGCGCTGTTAAATATTTTTGATATCGCAGGCTCTGCGCTGACGGCTCAGTCTAAGCGTCTGAACGTGGCGGCCAGCAACATGGCGAATGCGGATAGCGTCACCGGACCCGACGGTCAACCGTATCGTGCGAAGCAGGTTGTTTTTCAGGTTGATGCCGCGCCAGGCGCAGCAACCGGCGGCGTGAAAGTTGCTGATGTCATTGAAAGCCAGGCGCCGGATAAGCTGGTTTATGAGCCGGGTAATCCGCTGGCCGATGCGAATGGTTACGTAAAAATGCCGAATGTGGACGTCGTCGGCGAAATGGTCAACACCATGTCAGCCTCGCGTAGCTACCAGGCAAACGTCGAAGTGCTCAACACCGTGAAAAGCTTGATGCTCAAAACGCTGA
- the flgN gene encoding flagella biosynthesis chaperone FlgN — protein sequence MTRLSEILDQMTTVLNDLKTVMDAEQQQLSAGYINGSLLQRITEEKSSLLATLDYLEQQRRLEHDATRSANDEIAERWQTITMKTQHLRDLNQHNGWLLEGQIERNQQAIQVLKPHQEPALYGANGQTSAAHRGGKKFSI from the coding sequence ATGACTCGTTTGTCAGAAATACTTGACCAGATGACGACCGTCCTCAATGACCTGAAAACGGTAATGGATGCTGAACAGCAGCAACTTTCCGCAGGATATATCAACGGCAGCCTGCTTCAGCGTATTACAGAAGAAAAAAGCTCTTTGCTGGCAACCCTTGATTATCTGGAGCAGCAGCGCCGTCTGGAGCATGATGCCACGCGCAGCGCTAATGATGAAATTGCCGAGCGTTGGCAAACCATCACCATGAAAACACAGCACCTACGCGACCTCAATCAGCACAATGGCTGGCTGCTGGAAGGACAGATCGAGCGCAATCAACAAGCAATACAAGTGCTGAAACCGCACCAGGAACCGGCGCTGTATGGCGCAAACGGTCAAACCTCTGCTGCGCACCGCGGCGGGAAAAAATTCTCTATCTGA